Proteins co-encoded in one Prunus persica cultivar Lovell chromosome G6, Prunus_persica_NCBIv2, whole genome shotgun sequence genomic window:
- the LOC18774208 gene encoding transcription factor TGA9 isoform X1, which translates to MAFISATCPDSSFFLEYKDENGLRKSCMASHRVGETATGLSESGPSNHHVPYAVLHGMNAPSTSFLNQEGSAFDFGELEEAIARQVRNDEAQAPLFTGRPAATLEMFPSWPMRFHQTPRGSSKSGGESTDSGSQVNTLTSKGEGGQLEPESPISKKASSSDHQQTFDQKHLQFQQQQQLQAQDMAISDSSRGGAVGVGASQSQSAAKPSQEKRKGAGSTSENKQLDAKTLRRLAQNREAARKSRLRKKAYVQQLETSRIKLTQLEQDLQRARAQGLFLGGCGGGLGNISSGAAIFDMEYARWLEDDHRHMSELRTGLQAHLSDSDLRVIVDGYISHYDEIFQLKGVAAKSDVFHLITGMWTTPAERCFLWMGGFRPSELIKMLTAQLDPLTEQQFMGIYSLQQSSQQAEEALTQGLEQLHQSLVDTIAGGPVIDGMQQMAVALGKLTNLEGFVRQADNLRQQTLHQLRRILTVRQAARCFLVIGEYYGRLRALSSLWASRPRESMISDDNSCQTTTDLQMVQPSQNHFSSF; encoded by the exons ATGGCTTTCATTTCTGCCACATGTCCCGATTCCAGCTTCTTCTTGGAGTACAAAGATGAAAATGGTCTGAGAAAATCTTGCATGGCGAGTCATAGAGTTGGAGAGACTGCTACTGGTTTATCAGAATCAGGACCTTCAAATCACCATGTTCCTTATGCTGTTCTTCATGGGATGAATGCTCCGTCAACCAGTTTTCT CAATCAAGAAGGATCTGCCTTTGATTTTGGAGAGCTGGAAGAAGCAATTGCGCGGCAAGTTAGAAATGATGAAGCTCAAGCAC CTTTATTCACAGGCAGGCCTGCTGCTACTCTGGAAATGTTCCCTTCTTGGCCAATGAGATTCCACCAAACCCCAAGG GGAAGTTCGAAGTCAGGAGGGGAAAGCACAGACTCAGGATCACAAGTGAACACTCTCACAAGCAAGGGAGAGGGTGGCCAGTTGGAGCCAGAATCTCCAATCAGTAAAAAGGCATCTTCCTCAGATCACCAACAGACTTTTGATCAGAAGCATCTACAGTTTCAACAGCAGCAACAATTGCAGGCTCAAGACATGGCAATAAGTGACAGTTCAAGAGGAGGAGCAGTAGGAGTAGGAGCTTCACAAAGTCAATCAGCTGCCAAACCATCCCAGGAAAAG AGGAAGGGAGCTGGTTCAACATCAGAGAATAAACAACTTGATGCTAAG ACATTGAGACGTCTAGCTCAAAACAGAGAAGCTGCAAGAAAAAGCCGTctcagaaaaaag GCTTATGTGCAACAGCTAGAGACAAGCAGGATAAAGCTTACCCAGCTAGAACAAGACCTTCAAAGAGCGCGCGCTCAG gGGTTGTTCttgggtggttgtggtggtggtctTGGCAATATCAGCTCAG gtGCTGCAATATTTGACATGGAATATGCAAGATGGCTAGAAGACGACCACCGGCACATGTCGGAGCTCCGAACAGGGTTGCAGGCACATTTATCCGATAGTGATCTTCGCGTAATTGTGGATGGATACATTTCACACTATGATGAAATTTTCCAGCTGAAGGGAGTGGCTGCTAAATCTGATGTGTTCCACCTCATTACTGGAATGTGGACTACCCCAGCTGAGCGTTGCTTCCTCTGGATGGGTGGTTTTAGACCCTCTGAGCTCATCAAG ATGTTAACAGCACAGTTAGACCCACTAACAGAACAGCAATTCATGGGGATATATAGCCTCCAGCAGTCCTCGCAACAAGCAGAAGAGGCACTTACTCAAGGTCTAGAGCAGCTTCATCAGTCTCTGGTCGACACCATTGCCGGTGGGCCAGTCATCGACGGCATGCAACAGATGGCCGTGGCTCTGGGCAAGCTCACTAATCTTGAAGGCTTCGTTCGCCAG GCTGATAATTTGAGACAACAAACCCTTCATCAATTGCGCCGGATTTTGACAGTTCGTCAGGCAGCTCGATGCTTCCTTGTAATCGGCGAGTACTATGGACGATTACGAGCACTTAGTTCTCTTTGGGCATCTCGACCGCGAGA
- the LOC18774208 gene encoding transcription factor TGA9 isoform X3 yields MASHRVGETATGLSESGPSNHHVPYAVLHGMNAPSTSFLNQEGSAFDFGELEEAIARQVRNDEAQAPLFTGRPAATLEMFPSWPMRFHQTPRGSSKSGGESTDSGSQVNTLTSKGEGGQLEPESPISKKASSSDHQQTFDQKHLQFQQQQQLQAQDMAISDSSRGGAVGVGASQSQSAAKPSQEKTLRRLAQNREAARKSRLRKKAYVQQLETSRIKLTQLEQDLQRARAQGLFLGGCGGGLGNISSGAAIFDMEYARWLEDDHRHMSELRTGLQAHLSDSDLRVIVDGYISHYDEIFQLKGVAAKSDVFHLITGMWTTPAERCFLWMGGFRPSELIKMLTAQLDPLTEQQFMGIYSLQQSSQQAEEALTQGLEQLHQSLVDTIAGGPVIDGMQQMAVALGKLTNLEGFVRQADNLRQQTLHQLRRILTVRQAARCFLVIGEYYGRLRALSSLWASRPRESMISDDNSCQTTTDLQMVQPSQNHFSSF; encoded by the exons ATGGCGAGTCATAGAGTTGGAGAGACTGCTACTGGTTTATCAGAATCAGGACCTTCAAATCACCATGTTCCTTATGCTGTTCTTCATGGGATGAATGCTCCGTCAACCAGTTTTCT CAATCAAGAAGGATCTGCCTTTGATTTTGGAGAGCTGGAAGAAGCAATTGCGCGGCAAGTTAGAAATGATGAAGCTCAAGCAC CTTTATTCACAGGCAGGCCTGCTGCTACTCTGGAAATGTTCCCTTCTTGGCCAATGAGATTCCACCAAACCCCAAGG GGAAGTTCGAAGTCAGGAGGGGAAAGCACAGACTCAGGATCACAAGTGAACACTCTCACAAGCAAGGGAGAGGGTGGCCAGTTGGAGCCAGAATCTCCAATCAGTAAAAAGGCATCTTCCTCAGATCACCAACAGACTTTTGATCAGAAGCATCTACAGTTTCAACAGCAGCAACAATTGCAGGCTCAAGACATGGCAATAAGTGACAGTTCAAGAGGAGGAGCAGTAGGAGTAGGAGCTTCACAAAGTCAATCAGCTGCCAAACCATCCCAGGAAAAG ACATTGAGACGTCTAGCTCAAAACAGAGAAGCTGCAAGAAAAAGCCGTctcagaaaaaag GCTTATGTGCAACAGCTAGAGACAAGCAGGATAAAGCTTACCCAGCTAGAACAAGACCTTCAAAGAGCGCGCGCTCAG gGGTTGTTCttgggtggttgtggtggtggtctTGGCAATATCAGCTCAG gtGCTGCAATATTTGACATGGAATATGCAAGATGGCTAGAAGACGACCACCGGCACATGTCGGAGCTCCGAACAGGGTTGCAGGCACATTTATCCGATAGTGATCTTCGCGTAATTGTGGATGGATACATTTCACACTATGATGAAATTTTCCAGCTGAAGGGAGTGGCTGCTAAATCTGATGTGTTCCACCTCATTACTGGAATGTGGACTACCCCAGCTGAGCGTTGCTTCCTCTGGATGGGTGGTTTTAGACCCTCTGAGCTCATCAAG ATGTTAACAGCACAGTTAGACCCACTAACAGAACAGCAATTCATGGGGATATATAGCCTCCAGCAGTCCTCGCAACAAGCAGAAGAGGCACTTACTCAAGGTCTAGAGCAGCTTCATCAGTCTCTGGTCGACACCATTGCCGGTGGGCCAGTCATCGACGGCATGCAACAGATGGCCGTGGCTCTGGGCAAGCTCACTAATCTTGAAGGCTTCGTTCGCCAG GCTGATAATTTGAGACAACAAACCCTTCATCAATTGCGCCGGATTTTGACAGTTCGTCAGGCAGCTCGATGCTTCCTTGTAATCGGCGAGTACTATGGACGATTACGAGCACTTAGTTCTCTTTGGGCATCTCGACCGCGAGA
- the LOC18774208 gene encoding transcription factor TGA9 isoform X2 — MASHRVGETATGLSESGPSNHHVPYAVLHGMNAPSTSFLNQEGSAFDFGELEEAIARQVRNDEAQAPLFTGRPAATLEMFPSWPMRFHQTPRGSSKSGGESTDSGSQVNTLTSKGEGGQLEPESPISKKASSSDHQQTFDQKHLQFQQQQQLQAQDMAISDSSRGGAVGVGASQSQSAAKPSQEKRKGAGSTSENKQLDAKTLRRLAQNREAARKSRLRKKAYVQQLETSRIKLTQLEQDLQRARAQGLFLGGCGGGLGNISSGAAIFDMEYARWLEDDHRHMSELRTGLQAHLSDSDLRVIVDGYISHYDEIFQLKGVAAKSDVFHLITGMWTTPAERCFLWMGGFRPSELIKMLTAQLDPLTEQQFMGIYSLQQSSQQAEEALTQGLEQLHQSLVDTIAGGPVIDGMQQMAVALGKLTNLEGFVRQADNLRQQTLHQLRRILTVRQAARCFLVIGEYYGRLRALSSLWASRPRESMISDDNSCQTTTDLQMVQPSQNHFSSF; from the exons ATGGCGAGTCATAGAGTTGGAGAGACTGCTACTGGTTTATCAGAATCAGGACCTTCAAATCACCATGTTCCTTATGCTGTTCTTCATGGGATGAATGCTCCGTCAACCAGTTTTCT CAATCAAGAAGGATCTGCCTTTGATTTTGGAGAGCTGGAAGAAGCAATTGCGCGGCAAGTTAGAAATGATGAAGCTCAAGCAC CTTTATTCACAGGCAGGCCTGCTGCTACTCTGGAAATGTTCCCTTCTTGGCCAATGAGATTCCACCAAACCCCAAGG GGAAGTTCGAAGTCAGGAGGGGAAAGCACAGACTCAGGATCACAAGTGAACACTCTCACAAGCAAGGGAGAGGGTGGCCAGTTGGAGCCAGAATCTCCAATCAGTAAAAAGGCATCTTCCTCAGATCACCAACAGACTTTTGATCAGAAGCATCTACAGTTTCAACAGCAGCAACAATTGCAGGCTCAAGACATGGCAATAAGTGACAGTTCAAGAGGAGGAGCAGTAGGAGTAGGAGCTTCACAAAGTCAATCAGCTGCCAAACCATCCCAGGAAAAG AGGAAGGGAGCTGGTTCAACATCAGAGAATAAACAACTTGATGCTAAG ACATTGAGACGTCTAGCTCAAAACAGAGAAGCTGCAAGAAAAAGCCGTctcagaaaaaag GCTTATGTGCAACAGCTAGAGACAAGCAGGATAAAGCTTACCCAGCTAGAACAAGACCTTCAAAGAGCGCGCGCTCAG gGGTTGTTCttgggtggttgtggtggtggtctTGGCAATATCAGCTCAG gtGCTGCAATATTTGACATGGAATATGCAAGATGGCTAGAAGACGACCACCGGCACATGTCGGAGCTCCGAACAGGGTTGCAGGCACATTTATCCGATAGTGATCTTCGCGTAATTGTGGATGGATACATTTCACACTATGATGAAATTTTCCAGCTGAAGGGAGTGGCTGCTAAATCTGATGTGTTCCACCTCATTACTGGAATGTGGACTACCCCAGCTGAGCGTTGCTTCCTCTGGATGGGTGGTTTTAGACCCTCTGAGCTCATCAAG ATGTTAACAGCACAGTTAGACCCACTAACAGAACAGCAATTCATGGGGATATATAGCCTCCAGCAGTCCTCGCAACAAGCAGAAGAGGCACTTACTCAAGGTCTAGAGCAGCTTCATCAGTCTCTGGTCGACACCATTGCCGGTGGGCCAGTCATCGACGGCATGCAACAGATGGCCGTGGCTCTGGGCAAGCTCACTAATCTTGAAGGCTTCGTTCGCCAG GCTGATAATTTGAGACAACAAACCCTTCATCAATTGCGCCGGATTTTGACAGTTCGTCAGGCAGCTCGATGCTTCCTTGTAATCGGCGAGTACTATGGACGATTACGAGCACTTAGTTCTCTTTGGGCATCTCGACCGCGAGA